The DNA region CGAAGACATAAGTTTACGCTCCGAACGTACCCCAATGAACGGCGCCGAGCGTAAGCAATTTGTTATCCGCTTTTTACCGGGTATTATCCTTACCCTTATCGTTTATGTATTGCTCACAATCATGCGCGATGTGCGTGATAATTTTGAGGTTGAGATCTGGGCCAGCCTGGGCATAAAGGATAACAGCATTTTTACTACTACTGATATTAAAATTTCGCTGGTAGTTTTAGTCGCCATGAGTTTACTGATCCTTGTACGAAAAAACCTCCGTGCTTTTAGTATCATCCATTTAATGATCATTGCCGGTTGCGTGCTGGTAGGTATATCAACCATCATGTTTTCCTTTAAAATGATAGGCCCAACCTTATGGATGACCTGCGTTGGCCTGGGGCTTTACATGGGCTATGTACCTTATAATGCCATATTTTTTGAACGGATGATAGCCTCATTCCACTATAAAAGCAATGTAGGCTTTATCATGTACATTGCCGATTCGATGGGATACCTGGGCAGCGTAAGCGTCTTATTGGTAAAAGAACTTGGTCGCCCCTCAATAAGCTGGGGAGCCTTTTTTCAGGAAGGCGTGATGATAGTAGCCCTGGTTGGCGGTATTTGCGGCACATTATCGCTCATTTATTTTTTGCAAAGCGCTGCCCGTGATAAAAAAAAGATAATTGCAGATGAAACTGATGAGCAACAAACTCTAACTTTCAATCCAGCCAATTAAATCAATTGAGGTTTGAACAATTCAAACCAATGAACCAATGAACTATTGAACCAATGAACAATAACAAAAGTGCAATAATCATAGGCGCAGGCATTGTAGGTTTAGCTACTGCCCGCGCTTTGGCCATTCGCGGCTATAAGGTAGCGGTGTTTGAGCGCAATGAACGCGCGGTGGGTGCTTCCATCCGGAACTTTGGTATGGTATGGCCGATAGGCCAGGCTACCGGGCCCATGTTTGAGCGCGCCATGCTGTCAAAAAGTATCTGGAAAACAGTTTGTGCTGAAGCAAACATCTGGCATAATGAAGTTGGCTCCTTACACCTTGCGTATCATGATGATGAATTGCAGGTGATTGAAGAATATGTCGATGTAAACAAGCAATACCGTGATTGCGCTGTGCTAACTCCGGGCGAAGCTGTTTCAAAATCGCCGGCAATTAATCCCGATGGCTTGAAAGGCGCCCTGTGGAGCGGCGAGGAAATGATTGTTGAATCGCGGGTAGCCATGGGGCAGGTGGCAACTTATCTTGCCGAAAAATTTGGTGTCGAATTTCACTGGAACACT from Mucilaginibacter sp. SJ includes:
- a CDS encoding DUF5690 family protein yields the protein MRLIESLRAKVAQLPYALISVLAAVSAFGTYTSMYAFRKAFAAATFTGHEYFHVDYKVWLVIAQVIGYMSSKFYGIKFIAEVNSKTRARYILTLIGIAWAALLAFAFVPAPWNIVFLFINGFPLGLIWGLVFGYLEGRRSTEFMASVLSISLIFASGFVKTTGRTLITGFHVNEYYMPFLTGAVFALPLLFFVGCMELIPAPTAEDISLRSERTPMNGAERKQFVIRFLPGIILTLIVYVLLTIMRDVRDNFEVEIWASLGIKDNSIFTTTDIKISLVVLVAMSLLILVRKNLRAFSIIHLMIIAGCVLVGISTIMFSFKMIGPTLWMTCVGLGLYMGYVPYNAIFFERMIASFHYKSNVGFIMYIADSMGYLGSVSVLLVKELGRPSISWGAFFQEGVMIVALVGGICGTLSLIYFLQSAARDKKKIIADETDEQQTLTFNPAN